In a single window of the Arvicanthis niloticus isolate mArvNil1 unplaced genomic scaffold, mArvNil1.pat.X S10, whole genome shotgun sequence genome:
- the LOC117696080 gene encoding LOW QUALITY PROTEIN: preferentially expressed antigen in melanoma-like protein 7 (The sequence of the model RefSeq protein was modified relative to this genomic sequence to represent the inferred CDS: substituted 1 base at 1 genomic stop codon) has protein sequence MLQQVHSDXRFIKMSFQVPPTLQSLAVQSLLKNEALAMSALQKLPRVFFPPLFKAAFIGRHTKILKAMVAAWPFPCLPVGALMKFHDMMILQAVLDGVDMQLIGNFHPRRQKLQVLDLRNVHHDFWDVSAGPVDGDRSAETVCEKQIPTRPHRYALRQRLKVVTDLHLEFDLDEYQTYLLQWAQERRGCLHLCCVKMQIRGLSMSTVKKVFKIFQPECIEELELNTGWTLSTLAGFAPCLGQMKHLRKLLLTVVHENLFNFLITSTDTQEKRVTKFISQFSKFNCLQHLNMIGVYFLEDRLDELLRCLKTPLEFLSITLCKFSQSDLESFAQCQSLHHLKHLHLAGIILCDLSLVPLRILLEKVTDTLKTLQLEHCRMTDSQLSALFPALRQCSQLIEFNFYDNDISMAVLRNFLHHTANLKQLNVEFYPAPLECYETGSVIRAETFFQLSSELMNTLCTLRQPQFVSFASQICLQCSWRCIYNMETRLCHCWQ, from the exons ATGCTTCAACAGGTCCATTCTGACTAAAGATTCATCAAGATGAGCTTCCAGGTCCCACCCACACTCCAGAGCTTGGCAGTACAGAGCTTGTTGAAGAATGAAGCCTTGGCCATGTCTGCTCTGCAGAAGCTGCCGAGAGTGttcttcccaccactcttcaaGGCAGCCTTCATTGGCAGACACACAAAGATACTGAAGGCAATGGTGGCAGCCTggccctttccctgcctccctgtgGGGGCACTGATGAAATTCCATGACATGATGATATTGCAAGCTGTGCTGGATGGTGTAGACATGCAGCTGATAGGAAATTTTCACCCAAG aagacagaagcttCAAGTGCTAGACCTTAGGAATGTGCACCATGACTTCTGGGATGTTTCAGCTGGACCTGTTGATGGAGACCGCTCAGCAGAGACTGTGTGTGAAAAGCAAATACCAACACGCCCTCATCGATATGCACTGAGGCAACGTCTGAAGGTGGTCACTGACCTTCACCTTGAGTTTGATCTGGATGAATACCAAACTTATCTATTGCAGTGGGCACAGGAGAGAAGAGGTTGCCTGCACCTGTGCTGTGTGAAGATGCAGATAAGGGGATTGTCTATGTCCACAGTCAAGAAGGTCTTCAAGATTTTCCAGCCAGAGTGCATTGAGGAGTTAGAACTGAATACAGGGTGGACTCTGTCCACACTGGCAGGCTTTGCACCTTGCCTGGGTCAGATGAAACATCTTCGTAAACTCCTTCTAACAGTAGTCCATGAGAAtctctttaattttctaattacGTCAACAGACACACAGGAGAAGAGAGTCACCAAGTTCATTTCTCAGTTCTCCAAATTCAACTGTCTCCAGCATCTCAATATGATTGGTGTCTACTTTCTTGAGGACCGCCTGGATGAATTGCTTCg GTGTCTGAAGACCCCATTGGAGTTCCTGTCCATTACTCTCTGCAAGTTCTCACAATCAGACTTGGAGTCCTTTGCCCAGTGTCAGAGCCTCCATCATCTCAAACATCTGCATTTAGCAGGCATCATTTTGTGTGATCTGAGTCTTGTGCCTCTCAGAATTCTCCTAGAAAAAGTCACAGACACTCTGAAGACCCTGCAATTAGAACACTGTAGAATGACAGACTCTCAGCTCAGTGCACTTTTCCCTGCCCTGCGTCAGTGCTCTCAGCTCATTGAGTTCAACTTCTATGACAATGACATCTCCATGGCTGTCCTAAGGAACTTTCTGCATCACACAGCCAACCTAAAGCAGTTGAATGTCGAGTTTTACCCTGCCCCTCTGGAATGCTATGAAACTGGTTCTGTCATCAGAGCAGAGACATTTTTCCAGCTTTCTTC